One genomic window of Vibrio natriegens NBRC 15636 = ATCC 14048 = DSM 759 includes the following:
- the pstC gene encoding phosphate ABC transporter permease subunit PstC, with translation MTIATNSEKLMNTDAKAISKPGLREKRRVDWKERIFHGLFLTSAVIGIVSLAVIAYFIVRESIPAFQEVGVSGIVLGQNWLPPALYGVATMIVASVVSTAGAVMVGVPVGVLTAIFIAEIAPKRLADVIRPAVELLAGIPSVVYGFFGLVIIVPLIQNIFNVPAGNTILAGIIVLGVMILPTVITVSETSIRAVPRAYKEGSLALGASKIYTIFKLLVPAARSGIMTGVILGIGRALGETMAIIMVMGNAPAMPEGILDSARTLTANIAIEMSYASGVHANALYATGVVLLVFIMSLNAVLLYLNREKAK, from the coding sequence ATGACCATCGCAACAAATAGTGAAAAGCTTATGAATACTGACGCTAAAGCTATCAGCAAGCCAGGCCTGCGCGAGAAACGTCGTGTAGACTGGAAAGAGCGTATCTTCCACGGCTTGTTCCTCACCAGTGCCGTTATCGGCATCGTATCATTGGCAGTAATTGCTTACTTTATTGTTCGAGAGAGTATTCCTGCATTTCAAGAAGTTGGGGTCTCGGGCATTGTTTTAGGTCAAAACTGGCTACCACCTGCACTTTACGGTGTTGCAACCATGATTGTTGCTTCCGTTGTTTCGACAGCTGGCGCAGTAATGGTTGGTGTTCCGGTTGGTGTTTTGACTGCAATCTTTATCGCTGAAATCGCGCCTAAGCGTTTAGCTGACGTCATTCGTCCGGCTGTAGAGCTGTTGGCGGGTATCCCTTCGGTGGTATATGGTTTCTTTGGTTTGGTTATCATCGTACCTTTGATCCAAAACATCTTTAACGTACCAGCAGGTAACACGATTCTTGCGGGTATCATCGTTCTTGGTGTTATGATTCTACCAACGGTAATTACCGTATCTGAAACGTCTATCCGTGCTGTACCTCGTGCTTACAAAGAGGGCTCACTGGCTCTAGGCGCATCTAAAATCTACACGATTTTCAAATTGCTCGTTCCTGCGGCTCGTTCAGGGATTATGACCGGTGTGATTCTTGGTATCGGTCGTGCTTTGGGTGAGACGATGGCAATCATCATGGTTATGGGTAACGCACCGGCAATGCCAGAAGGCATTCTGGACTCTGCACGTACGCTAACCGCGAACATTGCTATTGAGATGTCTTACGCAAGTGGTGTCCACGCGAACGCACTTTACGCTACTGGTGTAGTACTGCTGGTCTTCATCATGTCGTTGAACGCTGTACTTCTTTACCTAAACCGAGAAAAAGCGAAGTAA
- the pstB gene encoding phosphate ABC transporter ATP-binding protein PstB, translating into MNKFDIENLDLFYGENQALKSINLPIPVRQVTALIGPSGCGKSTLLRCLNRMNDLIEGVTITGKLAMDGEDIYGNIDVADLRIKVGMVFQKPNPFPMSIYENVAYGLRAQGVKDKKYIDEVVERSLRGAALWDEVKDRLKSHAFGLSGGQQQRLCIARTIAMEPDVILMDEPTSALDPIATHKIEELMEELKKNYTIVIVTHSMQQARRISDRTAFFLMGELVEHNDTQVIFSSPQDDRTQGYVNGDFG; encoded by the coding sequence ATGAACAAGTTTGATATTGAAAACCTAGACCTTTTTTACGGTGAAAACCAAGCACTGAAATCAATCAACCTGCCTATTCCAGTTCGTCAGGTAACGGCACTAATCGGCCCGTCAGGTTGTGGTAAGTCAACACTTCTGCGTTGTTTGAACCGTATGAACGACCTGATTGAAGGCGTAACCATTACTGGTAAGCTGGCGATGGATGGTGAAGACATCTACGGCAATATTGATGTCGCGGATCTTCGTATTAAAGTCGGTATGGTATTCCAGAAGCCAAACCCATTCCCAATGAGCATTTACGAGAATGTGGCTTATGGCTTACGTGCTCAAGGTGTTAAAGACAAAAAGTACATTGATGAAGTGGTTGAGCGTTCACTACGTGGCGCAGCACTTTGGGATGAAGTGAAAGATCGTCTTAAGTCACACGCTTTTGGTCTTTCTGGTGGTCAGCAGCAGCGTCTGTGTATTGCACGCACAATCGCTATGGAACCTGATGTGATCCTTATGGACGAGCCAACGTCGGCGCTTGACCCAATTGCAACGCACAAAATCGAAGAATTGATGGAAGAGCTGAAGAAGAACTACACCATCGTTATCGTGACTCACTCAATGCAACAGGCGCGTCGTATTTCTGACCGCACTGCGTTCTTCCTGATGGGAGAACTGGTTGAGCACAACGATACGCAAGTGATCTTCAGTAGCCCACAAGATGACCGAACTCAAGGTTACGTAAACGGTGACTTCGGTTAA
- a CDS encoding vWA domain-containing protein → MTEQTLATGLSQWLNIEFVWWWALILLPLPLLVYKLLPRESQQAEIKLAYLPDNTHSNKPKQKLQKTLSIAIWTLLIIACARPVWFGDPIEFQPKYRDLMLVVDLSGSMQKEDMNLDGEFTDRLTAVKKVLSDFVAKRKGDRLGVVLFGDHAYLQTPLTADRQAVIQQINQTVIGLVGQSTAMGDGIGLGTKTFVDSNAPQRVMVLLSDGGNTAGVLDPIEAAEIAKKYNATIYTVGVGAGEMMVKEFFMTRKVDTAADLDEKTLTQIAEVTGGQYFRARDAEQLENIYETINQLEPVSNDTQTWRPQSEWFRYPLSAALGVSVLLFFLRRKHV, encoded by the coding sequence GTGACTGAGCAAACCTTAGCAACCGGCCTTAGCCAATGGTTGAATATTGAATTTGTCTGGTGGTGGGCACTGATTTTACTGCCCCTACCTTTGCTTGTTTACAAGCTGTTACCACGAGAAAGCCAGCAAGCAGAGATTAAACTGGCTTATTTACCAGACAATACACACAGCAACAAGCCGAAACAAAAGCTGCAAAAGACCTTGTCCATTGCTATATGGACGTTACTAATCATCGCCTGTGCACGACCAGTTTGGTTTGGCGATCCAATAGAGTTTCAACCGAAATACCGAGACTTAATGTTGGTCGTTGACCTTTCAGGTTCAATGCAAAAAGAAGACATGAATTTGGACGGTGAGTTTACCGACCGGCTTACCGCTGTAAAAAAAGTCTTATCTGATTTCGTCGCGAAGCGTAAAGGCGATCGCTTAGGTGTTGTATTGTTTGGCGATCATGCCTATTTACAAACACCCCTTACCGCAGATCGACAAGCAGTCATACAACAAATCAACCAAACCGTTATTGGCTTAGTTGGGCAAAGCACCGCAATGGGTGACGGCATTGGTTTAGGGACCAAAACATTTGTCGATAGTAACGCACCTCAGCGAGTGATGGTTTTGCTCAGTGACGGCGGAAATACCGCAGGCGTATTGGACCCTATTGAGGCAGCGGAAATCGCCAAGAAATACAACGCGACGATTTATACCGTGGGCGTGGGTGCGGGTGAAATGATGGTCAAAGAGTTTTTTATGACGCGAAAAGTCGATACCGCAGCCGATCTCGATGAAAAGACCCTGACCCAAATTGCTGAAGTCACGGGTGGTCAATACTTCCGCGCAAGAGATGCCGAGCAGCTTGAAAACATCTACGAAACCATTAATCAATTAGAACCTGTCTCCAACGACACACAAACGTGGCGTCCTCAATCCGAATGGTTCCGCTACCCACTGAGCGCAGCATTGGGAGTATCTGTGTTGTTATTCTTCCTAAGGAGAAAACATGTCTGA
- the pstA gene encoding phosphate ABC transporter permease PstA, which produces MDRAKLKQARQFKDNVFNAFVWISAGLTVGFLFWIIWYILSNGLQHVDWKFITDNYTRTGDEHGIFPMIVSTIYMVIASIAVAAPLGIMTAIYLTEYAKVGSRLVKVIRFCTESLAGIPSIIFGLFGMTFFVAILGLGFSILSGALTLSILILPVIIRTTEEALMAVPQTYREGSYGLGASKIYTIWRLILPSAMPGILTSVILSIGRVIGESAPVFLTAGMVARIPDSLLDSGRTLTVHLYKLTTELFTVEEWNQAYGTATVLIVVVLLINMVTKLIARRFNTATY; this is translated from the coding sequence ATGGATCGCGCAAAACTAAAACAAGCTCGCCAGTTCAAAGATAACGTCTTTAACGCTTTCGTTTGGATCTCGGCAGGATTAACGGTAGGTTTTTTGTTCTGGATTATCTGGTACATCCTATCAAACGGTCTGCAACACGTAGATTGGAAATTCATTACTGATAACTACACTCGTACAGGTGATGAACACGGTATCTTCCCGATGATCGTGTCAACTATCTATATGGTTATCGCATCTATCGCTGTGGCTGCGCCACTCGGTATCATGACGGCAATCTATCTGACTGAATACGCAAAAGTCGGTAGCCGTTTAGTGAAAGTGATTCGATTCTGTACTGAATCCCTGGCAGGTATCCCGTCGATCATCTTCGGTCTGTTCGGTATGACTTTCTTCGTGGCAATTCTTGGTCTTGGTTTCTCGATTCTATCGGGTGCACTGACACTAAGTATTCTGATTCTGCCAGTTATCATCCGTACCACGGAAGAAGCACTAATGGCAGTGCCACAAACGTATCGTGAAGGCTCGTACGGCCTTGGCGCTTCTAAAATTTACACTATCTGGCGTTTGATTCTTCCGAGCGCAATGCCAGGTATCTTAACCTCGGTCATTCTTAGTATTGGTCGTGTCATTGGTGAGTCTGCTCCAGTATTCCTGACAGCAGGTATGGTGGCTCGTATTCCTGATTCTTTACTCGATTCAGGTCGTACGCTAACCGTTCACCTTTACAAACTCACTACCGAACTGTTTACCGTTGAGGAATGGAATCAGGCTTACGGTACGGCAACGGTGCTTATTGTGGTTGTTCTTTTGATCAACATGGTGACTAAACTGATTGCAAGACGTTTTAACACTGCAACTTACTAA
- a CDS encoding phosphate ABC transporter substrate-binding protein — protein sequence MKKTVIGAIALLGAMAVTPVSAKETISAVGSSSVTPLMEVFSETYMKTNPEVFIEVQGPGSSAGVKAAKNGSADLGMSSRNLKDSEKEPTLIEEVVARDGIAVVVNPQNKLAGLTAEQVTAIYKGEVSNWKEVGGEDKPIVAITRDTASGTRGAFEDIMSLKMKVSGKKVSAISQRAQVANGNGALKTMVASNPYAIGYISLGTVDNTVHALAIDSVDATVANVKNGSYKVARPFLVLYKEGKPSAETQKFLDWMLTEDAQKLVDQNGYISVH from the coding sequence ATGAAAAAGACAGTAATCGGTGCAATCGCACTTCTAGGCGCAATGGCAGTGACTCCTGTTTCTGCTAAAGAAACTATCTCTGCAGTGGGTTCTAGCAGCGTAACTCCACTGATGGAAGTTTTCTCTGAAACATACATGAAGACGAACCCTGAAGTATTTATCGAAGTTCAGGGCCCTGGTTCTTCTGCTGGTGTTAAAGCAGCAAAAAATGGTTCGGCTGACCTAGGTATGTCTTCTCGTAACCTAAAAGACTCAGAAAAAGAACCAACTCTTATCGAAGAAGTTGTTGCTCGTGACGGTATCGCGGTTGTTGTTAACCCACAAAACAAGCTAGCAGGTCTAACTGCTGAGCAAGTAACTGCAATCTACAAAGGCGAAGTATCAAACTGGAAAGAAGTTGGTGGCGAAGACAAGCCAATCGTTGCAATCACTCGTGATACAGCTTCTGGTACTCGTGGTGCATTCGAAGACATCATGTCTCTAAAAATGAAAGTTTCTGGTAAGAAAGTTTCTGCTATCTCTCAACGTGCTCAAGTTGCTAACGGTAACGGCGCACTAAAAACTATGGTTGCTTCTAACCCATACGCAATCGGCTACATCTCACTAGGTACTGTAGACAACACAGTTCACGCACTAGCAATCGACAGTGTAGATGCAACAGTTGCTAACGTTAAAAACGGTTCTTACAAAGTAGCTCGCCCATTCCTTGTTCTTTACAAAGAAGGCAAACCATCTGCTGAAACGCAAAAATTCCTAGATTGGATGCTAACTGAAGATGCTCAAAAGCTAGTTGACCAAAACGGTTACATCTCAGTTCACTAA
- a CDS encoding BatD family protein has protein sequence MKKGVMLVFIFLTSVLSSISAMAQSLEASVNKTQAVKNEVINLRIMADTELSSDAIDFSVLDKDFFLGQPRYGRSSNNINGRKYLRTEWSISIAPMKEGVLTIPSFAVDGMSTEPIKLRVTASQTEPDLDDLFSFSMSVDNHTLYPQQSANLRMRLIIKADTRRLDNPKIIPPSIDGMKLEPVGEMQQGQQVMDGLEVTVVEQSFRLTADTAGTYTLNGPQLTGSYIYGDSLTGSTKVMPIKTNIEQMPITVKAIPAEFQGKWLPASALEMTQSWQDDQGNKLSPNELNKVKQGSSITRTIQIKARGTQAEFLPRIDMDYPTSLRVYPEQPQFATTRDGTLVMTVKQVIIPTEVGTYSLPGYTLNWWNSIQDEAKKATIEAIELDVEQSDMGLITLPETTLPQTPATTVTPPAQGGVSELWRVLTFVFAGLWVITSIITVVVWKKRPHESKNQEINSQAPLNVDGLKAVIKQGDAAKIERAINEYLDANRESLNSEVVEAVKHDLEVMNQARFSAEQQPWNSDSLLDNINKLSKAKKTQSSPELEKL, from the coding sequence ATGAAAAAAGGCGTAATGCTGGTTTTTATTTTTTTGACCAGCGTGTTATCGAGTATTTCGGCAATGGCTCAAAGTCTCGAAGCGAGTGTCAACAAAACTCAAGCCGTGAAAAACGAAGTCATCAACCTGAGAATCATGGCTGACACGGAGTTGAGTTCCGACGCGATCGATTTCAGTGTATTAGATAAAGACTTTTTCTTAGGGCAACCTCGCTACGGCCGCTCCAGCAATAATATTAATGGTCGTAAATATTTACGTACCGAGTGGAGCATCTCTATCGCTCCGATGAAAGAAGGAGTGTTAACCATTCCTAGCTTTGCCGTGGACGGAATGAGTACTGAGCCAATTAAATTGCGAGTAACCGCGAGTCAAACGGAACCTGATCTCGACGATCTGTTCAGCTTCTCAATGAGCGTCGACAACCATACTTTATACCCGCAGCAATCGGCAAACTTACGTATGCGGCTCATTATCAAAGCGGATACTCGTCGCTTGGACAACCCTAAGATCATTCCACCTAGCATTGACGGGATGAAACTCGAACCCGTTGGAGAAATGCAACAAGGTCAGCAAGTCATGGATGGGCTTGAAGTGACGGTTGTAGAGCAATCTTTTCGTTTGACCGCGGATACTGCCGGCACTTACACGTTAAATGGTCCACAGCTGACAGGTTCGTACATTTACGGTGATAGCCTGACGGGTTCGACCAAGGTCATGCCAATCAAAACCAACATTGAACAAATGCCGATTACGGTCAAAGCCATTCCTGCGGAGTTTCAGGGGAAATGGTTGCCAGCCTCAGCGTTAGAGATGACGCAAAGTTGGCAAGACGACCAGGGTAACAAGTTATCGCCAAATGAACTGAATAAAGTAAAGCAAGGCTCTTCCATCACTCGCACTATTCAAATCAAGGCGCGTGGAACCCAAGCAGAGTTCTTACCTCGAATTGATATGGATTACCCAACGTCACTGCGTGTGTATCCAGAACAACCGCAGTTTGCAACGACGCGAGATGGCACTCTGGTCATGACGGTGAAACAAGTGATCATACCAACGGAAGTAGGCACTTATTCCCTGCCCGGTTATACACTAAACTGGTGGAACAGCATTCAGGACGAAGCCAAAAAGGCGACGATAGAGGCCATTGAACTGGATGTAGAGCAAAGTGATATGGGCTTGATTACCCTGCCAGAAACAACTCTGCCACAAACGCCAGCAACGACAGTGACTCCTCCTGCTCAAGGTGGCGTCAGTGAACTATGGCGAGTGCTCACTTTTGTCTTCGCAGGACTGTGGGTAATAACATCTATCATCACGGTTGTGGTTTGGAAAAAGCGTCCTCACGAAAGTAAAAATCAAGAGATAAATTCGCAAGCTCCTCTGAACGTTGACGGGCTCAAGGCTGTTATCAAGCAAGGCGATGCCGCCAAAATCGAAAGAGCCATTAACGAATATTTAGATGCAAACCGTGAATCGTTGAATTCAGAAGTCGTGGAAGCGGTGAAGCACGATCTAGAAGTGATGAATCAAGCCCGCTTCAGTGCCGAGCAGCAACCTTGGAATTCAGATTCTTTACTCGACAATATTAATAAGCTGTCAAAGGCGAAAAAAACTCAATCTAGCCCTGAGCTTGAAAAGCTATAA
- a CDS encoding methyl-accepting chemotaxis protein has protein sequence MRQFLSTLSIKLQVFLPVLFTVVLLVIGLTVGINKLDQAFNKVSTSTHSLVVHKDDLSAIVDNTYAMRIKAIYSLFRAEDVQSLNQELSQRQAESREFLDSINDLPGVQSEVNAMREAMNHYVDFTRLTMTPLLTQKHASQYTTTDFNRTFETAMEQYRVAGEEMINAIDNLSEKLNQTVISDVQANGKVHSDTLTQSAITIALILLVASIISWILANYIVTPIRNLQNTMREVAKGNLLVNAEEIGNNEVSQLAQDVNQTIEQLRNTVRSLVRISEDVASASTELATVMTQSSVNSDHEKQEVEQVASAINQLESAATEVSNNAQSADTASTEARQLATESLNMFEESTRASAKMAEQLNAAAVVVTSLKEQSEQIGRVIEVIEGISEQTNLLALNAAIEAARAGASGRGFAVVADEVRMLAARTQESTKEIQVIIEELQQQSGTANESMHSSLAMLKDNQAIAEEVSLSLNNISQSISELNTINTHVATASEEQKQVTTDINNNLSNIYQLVSENVTGITQSAAAAQELSGLAEKQQQELKQFQI, from the coding sequence ATGCGTCAATTTCTAAGCACGCTATCTATTAAGTTACAGGTATTTTTACCTGTTTTATTTACTGTTGTTTTACTTGTTATAGGACTCACTGTCGGGATAAATAAGCTAGATCAAGCATTTAATAAGGTTTCGACGTCCACACACTCTCTTGTCGTTCATAAAGATGACCTGAGTGCCATTGTCGATAACACCTATGCAATGCGCATTAAAGCCATTTACAGCCTGTTTCGTGCAGAAGATGTGCAATCCCTTAATCAAGAGTTGTCGCAGCGACAGGCTGAAAGCCGTGAATTCTTAGATTCCATTAATGATCTGCCGGGAGTGCAGTCAGAAGTGAACGCCATGCGCGAAGCCATGAACCATTATGTGGATTTCACACGCCTCACTATGACGCCATTACTTACCCAAAAGCACGCGAGCCAATACACCACGACAGACTTCAATCGAACGTTCGAAACAGCTATGGAGCAATATCGAGTAGCGGGTGAAGAGATGATCAACGCCATCGACAACCTTTCAGAAAAGCTCAATCAGACCGTAATCAGCGACGTCCAAGCCAACGGAAAGGTCCATTCTGACACCTTAACTCAAAGTGCTATTACCATCGCATTGATACTGTTAGTTGCATCAATTATTAGCTGGATCTTGGCCAACTATATTGTGACCCCAATTCGTAACTTGCAAAACACCATGCGCGAAGTAGCAAAAGGCAACCTGCTCGTAAACGCTGAGGAAATTGGCAACAACGAAGTATCCCAGCTTGCTCAAGATGTGAATCAGACTATCGAACAGCTGCGTAACACGGTCAGATCACTAGTGCGTATCAGCGAAGATGTCGCTTCCGCATCTACCGAGTTAGCCACAGTCATGACACAAAGCAGTGTCAATTCCGATCATGAAAAGCAGGAAGTCGAACAAGTGGCCTCAGCGATTAACCAATTGGAATCGGCTGCGACTGAAGTATCCAACAATGCCCAGTCGGCTGACACCGCGTCAACAGAAGCTCGACAGCTTGCCACAGAAAGCTTAAACATGTTCGAAGAGAGCACGCGTGCAAGCGCAAAAATGGCTGAACAACTCAATGCTGCAGCAGTAGTTGTCACTTCGTTAAAAGAACAGTCAGAGCAAATTGGACGCGTTATAGAGGTAATAGAAGGCATTTCTGAGCAAACGAATTTACTGGCACTAAATGCCGCAATAGAAGCCGCTCGTGCAGGGGCAAGTGGACGTGGCTTTGCAGTTGTCGCGGATGAAGTGCGCATGCTCGCGGCCAGAACTCAAGAATCCACCAAAGAAATCCAGGTCATCATTGAGGAGCTTCAACAACAATCCGGGACAGCAAACGAAAGCATGCACTCTAGCCTGGCTATGTTAAAAGACAACCAAGCTATCGCTGAAGAAGTCAGCCTTTCATTAAATAACATCAGTCAGTCTATCTCTGAACTGAACACCATTAACACGCACGTAGCGACAGCCTCAGAAGAACAGAAACAGGTCACAACAGACATCAACAATAACCTGTCAAACATCTATCAGCTGGTCAGCGAGAACGTCACAGGCATTACTCAGTCAGCGGCAGCGGCGCAAGAGCTGTCTGG
- a CDS encoding vWA domain-containing protein produces the protein MSEFIFLHPLWLTGLIAIPIALTLNKKLTDKRTTLIAPHLAKVLGNTVQSKHTFTVWGVTWALACIALAGPSWQSNERPSFKLSQNRILVLDMSRSMYATDIKPDRLAQTRYKALDLLPNWKEGATGLVAYAGDAYSLSPLTTDSNTLAGIIENLSPDLMPFQGANLPSAIQLALNQFSQAGTNQGDIIVLADDLDDAELTNSLNLLKGKKFRVSVLAIGTANGAPIALPNGSLLKNSQGTTVVAKTNLKNLQTLANKTGGLFIPIQYNNRDVETIADFTNQMGNSFAAKQNEEVQTGSRMNNGFWLLPLLLLPAALLFRRGVIWLFIAGLTPLTWTAKVEANPFLNENQQGAELYQKGEFEKAKSVFTDPNWKGAASYQSGDYEMAIKAFSDNPSFEGRYNLANALAQNGQLEEAADLYKELIKEKPDFDSAKKNLSVVEEKLKQQQQQQQQQQQQQQQQQQQQQQQQQQQQQQQQQQQQQQQQQQQQQQQQQQQQQQQQQQQQQQQQQQQQQQQQQQQQQQQQQQQQQQSQNDQVQEQGQQSQNRQDIENKKENQQKESKSNHQKDDNTSEQDGQPMKVQAQPDQSQQDDPEFRRLEAVESARDPSFLIRAQMQLQAQQKQRPQQSQKEW, from the coding sequence ATGTCTGAGTTTATTTTCCTCCACCCACTTTGGCTGACTGGACTGATCGCGATCCCCATCGCGCTCACGCTAAATAAAAAATTGACGGACAAAAGAACAACGCTTATTGCTCCTCATTTAGCGAAAGTGTTGGGAAACACTGTGCAATCAAAGCACACCTTTACCGTTTGGGGAGTCACCTGGGCCTTAGCTTGTATTGCACTGGCAGGCCCAAGTTGGCAATCGAATGAACGCCCAAGCTTTAAATTGAGTCAAAACCGCATTTTGGTTCTCGATATGTCGCGATCCATGTATGCAACGGATATCAAACCAGACCGATTAGCGCAAACTCGCTATAAAGCTCTAGACTTGCTGCCTAACTGGAAAGAAGGTGCAACAGGGCTTGTCGCCTACGCTGGTGATGCGTACAGCTTGAGCCCGCTCACAACCGACTCAAACACGTTAGCTGGCATTATCGAGAACTTATCCCCTGACTTGATGCCTTTTCAAGGGGCTAACCTGCCATCTGCAATTCAGTTGGCGTTAAATCAGTTTTCTCAAGCAGGAACCAATCAAGGTGACATTATTGTATTAGCCGACGATCTTGACGATGCTGAACTAACCAACTCACTTAACCTGCTAAAAGGTAAAAAATTCCGTGTATCTGTCCTTGCAATAGGCACAGCAAATGGTGCACCAATTGCGCTGCCAAATGGCTCCCTGCTCAAGAATAGCCAAGGGACAACGGTAGTCGCGAAAACAAATTTAAAAAACCTGCAGACGCTCGCCAATAAAACTGGCGGACTATTTATTCCGATTCAATATAACAACCGGGATGTCGAAACTATTGCAGATTTTACCAATCAAATGGGCAATAGCTTTGCCGCGAAACAAAACGAAGAAGTGCAAACTGGATCGAGAATGAATAATGGTTTTTGGTTATTACCGTTGCTGTTACTTCCTGCTGCTTTGCTTTTCCGTCGCGGTGTCATTTGGCTATTTATCGCCGGACTTACGCCATTGACCTGGACTGCTAAGGTTGAAGCAAACCCATTCTTAAATGAAAACCAGCAAGGTGCCGAGCTCTATCAAAAAGGCGAATTTGAGAAGGCCAAAAGCGTGTTTACCGATCCAAATTGGAAAGGTGCAGCGAGTTACCAAAGCGGAGATTATGAAATGGCAATCAAAGCGTTTTCTGACAATCCATCATTTGAAGGGCGTTATAACCTCGCGAATGCTCTGGCGCAAAATGGTCAGCTCGAAGAAGCTGCGGACCTATACAAAGAATTGATCAAAGAAAAACCCGATTTCGACTCAGCGAAGAAAAACCTCTCGGTAGTAGAGGAGAAATTGAAGCAACAGCAGCAACAGCAGCAACAGCAGCAACAGCAGCAACAGCAGCAACAGCAGCAACAGCAGCAACAGCAGCAACAGCAGCAACAGCAGCAACAGCAGCAACAGCAGCAACAGCAGCAACAGCAGCAACAGCAGCAACAGCAGCAACAGCAGCAACAGCAGCAACAGCAGCAACAGCAGCAACAGCAGCAACAGCAGCAACAGCAGCAACAGCAGCAACAGCAGCAACAGCAGCAACAGCAGCAACAGCAGCAACAGTCTCAAAATGATCAGGTTCAGGAGCAAGGACAACAGTCACAAAATCGTCAAGACATTGAAAATAAAAAGGAAAACCAACAAAAAGAGTCAAAAAGCAACCATCAAAAAGACGACAATACGTCTGAGCAAGACGGTCAACCGATGAAGGTTCAGGCTCAACCAGACCAATCACAGCAGGATGATCCTGAATTCCGCCGCCTGGAGGCAGTAGAAAGCGCGCGCGATCCAAGCTTTCTGATTCGTGCACAAATGCAGCTGCAAGCGCAGCAAAAACAACGTCCGCAACAATCGCAAAAGGAGTGGTAA
- a CDS encoding DUF4381 domain-containing protein has translation MTTNNQSLNLEPLILPNAPDWFPLAWGWWALIAGIVLTILGVYLYIKWRTKRLLAKRTALKLLTNSVTPHTPSSALEILRQAALSYFPREDIAPLTGAAWYEFLDNHTEESRFLDKQQQWQATLYQKSPQGEHQDLIEDCVFWVSYALPPKKKANTRD, from the coding sequence ATGACAACAAATAACCAAAGCTTAAACCTAGAACCTTTAATTTTACCTAATGCGCCGGATTGGTTTCCACTTGCTTGGGGATGGTGGGCACTGATTGCAGGTATTGTCCTAACTATTTTGGGTGTGTATCTCTATATCAAATGGCGCACTAAGCGTCTGCTCGCTAAACGAACAGCACTGAAGCTTCTGACAAACTCAGTCACGCCTCATACCCCTTCTTCTGCTTTAGAGATCTTACGTCAGGCAGCGTTGAGTTACTTTCCTCGCGAAGATATTGCACCGCTCACTGGCGCTGCTTGGTATGAATTTCTTGATAACCATACCGAAGAGAGTCGATTCTTAGATAAACAACAACAGTGGCAGGCCACCTTATATCAGAAATCCCCTCAGGGAGAGCACCAGGATTTAATTGAAGACTGTGTTTTCTGGGTCAGCTACGCTTTGCCACCGAAGAAAAAGGCCAACACCCGTGACTGA